The region AGGAGGGAGGCGTCTGAGTATCGACCGCTGTAGACTCGGAGGGATCGCCAGTAGGAGTCTTTTGTCTGCGTAGGAGGCGAGTAGCTATCACCGGagtgctggggctgggacttGGATTCAATCCTCTCGATACCATGCCCATTATCGGCATTAGGCTGATTCTTCGTCTCCGAGTGCGCAATACTTGTCGTCTCAGGAGTCTCAGGACACGCAGCCCTAATGAACGCCGTCTCCggggcaaggaagaagaacgccaCCGTCAGCACCGCAAAGAAGATAGCACAGGCGCCGAATGTCCAGCGATATCCAGCATACTCGATGATATAGCCACTGACGACCGGCCCAGCCGAAATGCCAGCTGTGAGAAACAAGCCCCAGAATGCAAGGCGGGTGGCTCGTTCGTGGACAAAGTACATATCGCCAATGGTGCATTGCACAAGAACCTCAACCACGTTAATATAGAGAATcagagaaggaagagtaTGCATACCTCGTACGGACCCATCCCTAACCCCCCAACCAAGCGACTACCCAGAAACGATCCATAGCTGTTCGTCGCTGCGCCCCAGACACTGGCTGCAAACAGAACAAGGCCAGCACCTAAATAGACAGGCCTTTTGCCGTAGCACTTTGCCAGTGGATTACTGATGAAGAGGCCCAATCCGCATGCAAGGACGAGGTAGGACGTGGCCTGGGATATTTCATTCACGGAGATGTTGAGGTCTCCTGCGATTTCAACGAAGCCGGGTCCTAGCATGGGCCCATATGCACCGACAACTGCGGATTGgaggctgatgatgaagaggataagGTCTTTTCTCCTGTTGGATATCAGCCACAGTTGGCTTTTGACTTAGTCGGGGATTACCATTGAGGCCACTGGCTGGTCAGTAGTGAGCGTTCCAGGGACTATGGATTACTTACGTTGAGAGGGTCATTTGGAGAAGCGGACGGCTCAGGGACTAGAACAATTCCTCGGTCTTGAGCATGGGTTTTACCAAATAGAGGGAGATCGTGCGGTGCTTCGACGGATGTTTGGTGGCTCAATGTCACTAGGGCTGTTAGCATATAGGAGTAAAGGCTGATGCGTCGGTAGTACCTGTTCCAGGGGCCAAATGGCCGTTATTGGGCTCTAGAATCCCGAAAGCCATAATGACTTGTCCTGGCAGTTGAAAAAGGAATACAAATGAAGATAGGATTATGAGCACGAGTGGTAGGGAAGCCGTGGGCACGGTCCTTATAGGGGCAAAACTCAAGGTCGGCTGGAAGACGACGCAGTATGCTTGTAGCTACAAATATATCCTTTGAATGCTAGTTGCTTAGCCTATTGTGAGTATCTGTCCCCTCATCTCTGGCCTAAAGCGGGAATTGACCCCCACATGTAGAGGGCCCAGTCAGGGCTGGTGGGGGCACCACGCCACATGTTTCTGCATATGCAGGCCTTGACCAGTGGAGGAAATATAATGCAGGTCATAGCGGTGACACCCGACGGAGAATTCTGATGATACGGTGTAGATGGACTGCAGGTGATATAACTGTTTACCAGGGCTAGATTTATGCACTCCCTATATCTTGCTCTCGCCTCTATTCCTCTCCTTTCTAGGACCAAAGATCTGCTCGCACATCTTCTCTGCATGCCATTCTGCATCGTGATTCAAGATCCAGTCCTCCCTCGGCAGCTCAAGTCTCTTTGGGTCCTTCTCGACTTCGTCCCAGCTTGCCTTGTGCCATCTCTCCCTCGTAGTCTTCCCCGTTTCCTGCACTTTACAGACCCGGTCATACCTATCACTATTAGACTTGAAGAAATAACAAGGATATGAAGGATATGAAACCCACCGTATCCTCTCAAACGCCCTCAGCGCATCGGGAATCCTCTCTTTCCCCGCCCACTTCAAGCAAGTCGCAATAGTGACCCCATCCTCAAGCGCCTGCGTAGCACCCTGTGTAGACGTCGGAAGAAACGCATGTGCCGAGTCACCAGCAAGCGCAATCCGGCCTCCCTGGCTGACCCACGTCGGCAGCGGATCCTGCCAGATAAGCTTCCAGTCAATCAGAGAATCTTCCGGTGTTTTCGACACGATGCGCTTGCAGATCGGGGCCCAGCCTTCCAGGATCTTGTACACGTCGGTCAGTTTCCCTGGGAAGGACCAGCGGTCTGTGATACTGGATTCGTCTTTATGCGTTAATACCCAGCACATATCCTTCCCTCCCTTTAGGGAAGAAACCAGGAAATGCACGTCTGGCCCGATCCAGCCGTTGAACGAGTCGCCGTTTTCGCAGAGGTGTTTGGTCAAAGGGTCCGCGAGGATATCTTTGCTGTCGAACCTgcagtattattagtaggGAGTTCTCCTGTTCTATGTATCTGATGTGAGTGTGTACCAAGCTCGGAAAATGGCATATCCACTGGACTGGAGTTTCGTCTCGTGCCCTAAGACCAGCTCCCTCGCCTTGGAATGGACCCCGTCGCACCCGATCACCACGTCCCCGTATACCTATCAATTAACAATTAACAATTAGcaacaaagcaaaagaagGAAAACAAACCCTCTCCCCACCCAAAATCTCAATCCCagccctcccctccccatcctttccatcctcaaAACACCCCACAACATCACACCCAAGCCTCACAGACACCCCCAACCCCTCCAAAaacctcaacaacaccaaatgCAGCTCCCCACGATGCCCATTAATCGTCGGCGCACTCTTATCCAGCGGCAGCGAGTGCTGCGTCGTCACATGCTCCCCCGTATACTTATGGATCCGGAACCCGTGGTGCTGCAGGTTAATACTGAGCGGCAGCATTTCGGCCACGAGGGCCGGCGACCACGATGCGAATATGAGACCTGCGTTGCGCCCGAAGGAGATTATGTCTCCTAGGGGTTGCAGTTCTGGGGCGCGTTCGTAGATTGTTACGCGGTGTCCGGCGCGGTGGCAGGATATTGCTGTGGAGAGGCCGGCGAAGCCTGCACTTTATTAGCTTTGGTTCCGGTAAAATGGATTGAATGGGTTTTTGCTTTAGTACCTGCTCCGATGACTATCACGTTTATAGGGGTTGGTTGTGGCATTGTTGGTGTGGATGGAATTGCTGTGGTTACTGTAGGTGAGTTAGGGCTTCGTGTTGTTGGATTGCGAACGAGTGAGACGGTATGTCCtgaattaaataaaaagagaaGTTATGCGCTGACTGCAGTACATGACttgtatattttattctaacATGCAACATTGCGTTCCACTTCATGGTCTTAGGAAGTTGTGGGGGATCTCAGTCTGTCCATGTGGGGGATTCGGCCATGTTTGGAGCCGAGGATATTGCCAGACTAGACTGATTAGATACGGAGTTGATAGACAATTAGCTAGTGGTTTAATTACTGATTGCAAACTCGGAAGACGAAGGTTGCTTCCTATCAAGTTCTTCCGGCCATGGCTGAAGCATTAGATAAACATTAACATCCCATATCAAACCATCTAATATACTATCCAACCACCCCCCTCAACCACtccaccctcaccctcccagccctccGACTAACCCCAGCACCGGGCACAAACACATCAAACCCATGCCAACTCCCCGGCCAAACATGAAACTCCGTCTGCACACCGTCCCTCCACAACCTCGCCGCAAAGCCAACATCCTGGTCCCGAAACACATCCGCCTCACCCACATCCAACAATGTCGGGGGCAAGCCCGCTAGACTCTCCGCGCGCGCCGGCGCCGTATACATATCCGCAAACTCCCGCTCCCTGCCAAACGCATAATCATTAACCGTTGCAAGATCAGTCTCCCGCACCGGCGCGATATCCCCGTACTGCCGAATAGACCCTGAATCCATACCCATACTATCAGACACCCAGGGATACATTAGCACCTGGCCCGCAAGATCCGGACCCCCGGCACGGTCTCGCGCAAGTAACGCcacgccagcagcaagattCCCACCGGCCGATCCACCGGCAACGACCAGTTTCCCGGGGTTAAACCCTAGTTCAGCAGCGTGGGCGGCCATGTATTCCAGCGCCGCGTAGCTATCTTCTAGCGGTGCGGGATGGGGATGTTCAGGTGCGAGACGGTATTCGGCAGTGAGGATCACGGCGCCGAGGTCTTCGACCCAGTCGAGGATGCCTGCGAGGCCTAGGAAGCGGTTTCCTGTTGCGaggccgccgccgtggatgtGCAGGATTCCGGGGGTGTGGGAGGGCGAGCGGGTTGGGGATTTTGGGCGGAGGATTGTGGCGTGTAGCGGTCCTGCTGGGCTGGGGATTGTGATCTCGTTTGTGGCGATGGTGGATTCTTTGCCGTGGAGGGTGTTGGGGAGGGTGAAGATGGAGGCGATTGCGGCGCGGTAGGAGTGCAGTTTCTCGggggtgtcgatgtcgagagATGGGATGGTTTTGTGGGTTGGGGTGAGCTCGGGGTCGAGTGGTGCTTGGGTTTGCATTTTGGTGGCTGTATAGAATGGTGTCTTGAAGTCGGCGATAGAAGCAGAGGCAGTGGTGAATCCATCACTGCAGGGCGGTCGAGTTATATAGAGATGCACGGATGGATTAAGTAGATTCGGTGATTTACTGAACACTACGATGATATTACACATCAATAGTTAATCATCATACAATAGTAAGCCACAACAAAAGTGTCCGCGACTATACAGCACACGCTAGTTTACTTCGGGGCCAGAATCTATCCGGCCCTAATTCAATTACGGTTAGCCAGTTACAGAGTTAGGGCTATAGATCAGAAATCATTTagaacttttttttctctttttgctGTTTCTTAGATATTGTATATAACAAGTACAGATAGACGGTGGCAGAATTACCATTATGTTGTGCCGTAAGGCCGAGGTCTCCGCTAGGTACATGGTTTAAACGCTTTTCATACACGAAAACAATTCAATCACCAGTAAATAGAGCAGGGTTTGCGGCTTCCCAGAGTGCTTTGATGGTACTCTATGACCTTCTCCCAGACAAGTTTAAAGTCCGTCCACGGGTTCGAGTTCCAGTCATCCCATTGACCATTGAATAGCCTTGTATTGTATTTCCGTGACTACTTCCTGCATATCCCATTCTGCAGCAGTTCTTCTTCACCCACGTCCTGTCCTGGACCAGTACTGGCccttccagatccagatcaCCTAGGCCAATTGTTTTGGTAAAGCGAATTGCTGGGTATCACATGGATCCGTTGGAACAAGGAAGGCCAGTGAGGAGTAGATAGTATGGCACATGAAGAGTGCTCATGCTGCAATACTCACTCCACCCGCTTGGGCTGTACCCAAAGGAAAGAGACGCTTTGTCTGCCAGTTTCAGCTCCTTGAGAGTTTGGAGATGTTGGTGGTTTCTCATGGACCATGGTAAGCAAACAATTACGTTCAGATGCTGGATTGTTGAGGAATTTCCCGTCGTGATTTGCCCTTCACATCGTGCTATGGATCTGACCGTAGCAGTTCAATATGGTAAAGAACGGCCAGGATATCAACCGAGGGTACCCGGATAGGCGATAGAAGGCTTATACTGAGTTTGTAGTGCACGGAAGAGAGGTATGTTGGATGGGTTCCTGGTGACAATGCAGTCAAGGCTGGTAGACAAGCCAGTGGCACTGTTTTGGCCTTGTCAGGTCCGACACTGCTTTTGCATGACCGCCGCACAGCCCGTAGCTGGTTTCCAAGACCAGTGGATCAAAGATGCGAAGTGCTGGGTCTCGTACAGTGATATTTCCTGCACGTGAATCAATGGAATCGCCTGGATCAAGAACTCATCCAGTCGACAAGCCTATTTGCTCTGAAAGGGTCGATAGAGAATCCCTCTCTGCCTTGAGTAGACAGCGATCGAGTCTTTCTGGTCTTGTCAAGAACCGAATGCTAAACGGATGCGGGTCGTCGTTTCGCAAGAAGCGCATAGTATTTCTTCAAGGCGAGAACCGATCCCTGAAGAAAACCCAGCATGTCGTCTAAACTAGATGCCCTTCCAAGGCTACTGCTGTGGTGGTGTTATGGTCAGGAATGGGGTGGAAGGGCCGACAAAGCCATCGTGGATGTAGTAGAATGGGAACCGGTATTGCTACACCGGCAATGGTTATCCAGCAGATAGGCTGGTTGAACTTGAGGTTTATTCAATTGCTCGATTGAATTCGCCGTGTCAAGGTGTGATTTGAAAAAAAGGAGGGTTAGAACTTCACTGCAGCATTCTGGAACCAGTTTAGCTGAATTGAAAAGTAAGAGTAGAACTAGTTATTACTTACTTTTCGCTTGCTTTTTGGCTTTGCATTCATCACACGGGATGGCATATCCCGTATCTCGTACCTGGCGGCGCATCTCGGCCCCATTAATCTGGAACTAGTTTAGAAAAACCAAGAAGAGTATCGGAACGAGTTTAACATACAGTTCCATCTTTCTTGGTAGGTAACAGGGGCTTCGGGGCAGCCGCGCGGGCCTCTTCAAACGACTTCATTACCATCTCATAAAACGCTGTAGAACTAGTTAATCTTGGttatcttatatatagaaCTAGTTATCCCTTACCAATGCCAGCATCCTCGGCTGTCTTCGATGAGCGCCCCCCCTTTGATGTGACTAGTTTTTGCTCGGGATGGTGTTTTGTGACGTAGTGCCCCAGGTTATTCTTGTTCGAGAATGATGCCTGTAGAACTAGTTAACCTCAATTCATTAAGTTTACAGAACTAGTTCCGGACTAACCTTATTCAAACAATCAGCCACTCGACAGTAGACAGCAGCACCCAGTGGAATGAATTGGCAGGATCGAGAATGCTAGGTGCAGACTCTTCATATAAGCAACTCCGAGAAACCCGAGTTCTCTAAAAAATCAAGCattagaagaagaagatggcgatgcgTCGGGTACCAGGAACCATACGGGGTTGTTTCTCTACCACCGTGCAGGTTTGCTGTACGGTAGTTGTGGTTGGAGTTCTCACAACAGCCAACTGGGGTCGATGTAATCGACCGGCGCCGAGTCTGCTATATTGTATGTGCTGCGTGTACCATGACCTGGGAGATCGCCGGCAGCAATAGTCTCCCATCCACCGGCCTAGTGGCTCTCGTTGTCCTGCGTAGCACCATTGCCGAAGCTTGCTTGGGCCATATGCTGCAGGATGGAGTATGCACAGCCTGCTGGGATGTCTGGAGAGATGGAATCTCCCGGGCTGAGATCACTTGGCCCCGTTCACTCGGGTGGTAGTGTGCCAGTGGACGGACGGGGCATGTTCGGATTGTGATATCAAAGGTGATTCTGctgtccttgctgctgctgtagCAGTTGAACTTTGGGTAGTCAATGATAGGATCCATTTTGGTAGTGGATATAGATATCAGCTTGATAACACCGCTAGTTAGCAATGAACCATAAATCGTAGGGGAGCTGGCAGGAATATGTTAAACATACACCAAGTATACCAGCAAGCAAGGCTGGTTGTCCGGGAGGAGAGCGCAATGGCAATATTTTGAGTGTTTCTGTCGGTGAATAGGGTGAACCCTGCCTTGACCGGCGCTGGCGAGATGTCAAGCAAAGGGCCGTTATTGGTGTCCTGAATGCCGTGGCGAACGAGCAGATCGCAACTCGGGCAGCCGGACCATGGAGTAAAGGCCAGAGGAAAGGACAGTGCCATTTCGGTGTTAATTCGTAGAGCAATTCCAGCAGACTTGAGATTCAGAAGACGGTGAAGTAATTGGCCTGATCACGCCAAGTATCGTGGTACCAGGTTGGACGCCGCTTTGaaagcaggaagagatgcTTCTTGCTCCATGCAGCAAAGAAATGAAAGGAAGCAGACAGTCATCAGGTCTGCGTGTGCCAGGACCGACATGTTTGGTTTGTCATGGGCTTCTTCAAACAACGTTCAAAGTCGTCGCAACATCTCTTCCCACGGCACTGTCGGCTATAACTGTGCCGTGTTCGTGCTAGGGCATTATATTCATCGTAGCACTTTGAAGGAGGGCGACATGTCTTGTTTCCAGATGCGATGACGCAAGTAATGATAGAAGGAATGATATACGGTCCAGACAGAAGGCCATCAGGTCCGCGTAAGCTAGGACCGACGCGAGTAGCTCGTCACAGAGTTTCctcaagaagagcaaagagtcCAGTTTGCTGGAGCATCTCGGGGTGTACACATTGTCACGGCTGTtaggaggcagaggcagaggtaGGAGTTCCTGAGATCATACCGAACTGCGAACTGCGCTCTGGTCTTGCAGCTGATTTGGTTCATGTTGGTTGCTGCACCCATGGCATGCACCAGGTCGTGAATGAGAAGTCCTTCAGCAGATTCAGATATTGAACAGCTGTATAGTAACCCCGTCGAAGGTGAAGCTGCTGACAGGGTTGACTGTGGCGACTCGATGACAAGAATTGCGCCTTGGTGATTGTATGTATGCAATCCTGAGCCAGTTATCGAATATTGATAGAGTGCTGGCAGACATAGGCGCAATGGAACAACGACCATAAATCTTCCATTGAGGGATTTGGCAGCATGTGAGAAGATGAATGTCGCCGTGGTTCATCACGGCAGTACAGTCATACTCGTCATCAAGCACCGCCAGACAGTGAATCGGTCAATGTTGGGCTCCGGGGTACACCGACTATCTGGTCGTGTGCTGTGCGAAGTATATCCAGGTCATCCTCTGGAAGCTCAATGATACCAAGGCTACCAGCTGTGTAAAGGGGGTGCCTCGGCCACGGCGCTGGCGATATCAGTATATCTGATGGCTTGATTCGCCACAGGCAACGTGAGGTGAGTGTATTCATCTGGTTTATGCACCATAAGGAGCCCTCAAAGCAGTGGGAGTGGAGCTGCGTCTGAATGACGAAGACCGTTGACCAGACCTGGAAAAAGATGTCTTTGCATTGGAGGATGTTCTGCCACCCATTATGAAAGGCAAGAAAGTTGCCGCAGCGTCGGTTTCAATGTAGTTCTCTGCTGGCCATGGACAAGGATGGTTGAATTGGTCTTGTTGAGGTGTCGGACGCTTTCTGTAGTAGACGCGAACTTCGTTTCGTTGTATCGCTTGTCTCAGATATTTGTCAAATTCTGAaagtaaaaagaaaagaaaaagaaaacagtaGCTTGTGCTGGATAGATTTGCATACTGCAAGTACACTGTCTCAAAAGACAGGCTATCGATCCAGTACTGGGGAAAACCTCGAGAGATGGGCAGGGATCAGACACTAACCCAAGTCTCTAGTTTCATCGCGTTGAATTGCACATTCAAGACGGGAACCTCGCTGGACTGTCAGGCTGATTGACTTCTGACAGTATTTGCAATAGTAGATATTGCAATAGCGAGGAGGGACGAGCAGGCAGAGGCTTCGAGGCTTGCCTGCCGTCCCTGGAGAATCATCGATACGGGGGAAATCAAACGGGTATTTATGTCTTTTTGGATGAGGGATTATCTGCTGTGGCTTTCAGGTTGTGACTTGTATGAGGAATGTGCTTTGTGATGGTGTCTTTCATAAAGCGCGGGCTGATGAAACGTTGCAGTGAAACAATGCTTCTGGCCAGAGGTCTGGATTGAAACATGATTAAGACATGACAAGGCCGAGGAATGTTTGGATGACTGGGTGAAGGTTTGGAGTGAAGGTTTATTACCCAAGGTGGCCAAATGGAGGCTGGGTAACTTGAGTATTGTATATAGCACTCACTCTAGACCGTAGGAGACTAGGCTGCCTCCTGGTATTAACTTGGAGATTAACCGGCCATTCATtatttaagtaatattttcTTCATTAACTTCGTGACAACTCTTCGCTGCGTAAGCAGTACTTGACATGAGAATCTAGACTGACACGGTGAATGCTCTGTTACGCAAGATTGGCTACAGCCATGAAAATATTCTTTCTTTACATTACTCCAGCATTGACCAAGGCAAGTCTGGACGAAGTTACTGCTCCATTGCCACACCCTGTCAGTGATTCCTCGTTCTTATTACAATATTTATCGCCTCGTGGCAAAACAAGTAGTAAGAGTGCACCTAAATTATGACAAGACAACCGATATTATGGTCGGCATGCAGTTAGGGCTAATTGCCGAACAACCCGGACATACCCCGGATTCTCCTTGTGGGGGTCTGTCCGCCACATCTGGTGGGGAGTG is a window of Aspergillus puulaauensis MK2 DNA, chromosome 4, nearly complete sequence DNA encoding:
- a CDS encoding uncharacterized protein (COG:U;~EggNog:ENOG410QDXY;~InterPro:IPR020846,IPR011701,IPR036259;~PFAM:PF07690;~TransMembrane:12 (i68-88o108-127i134-152o164-187i194-216o222-242i331-356o376-396i417-436o448-468i480-498o510-531i);~go_function: GO:0022857 - transmembrane transporter activity [Evidence IEA];~go_process: GO:0055085 - transmembrane transport [Evidence IEA]), encoding MAFGILEPNNGHLAPGTVTLSHQTSVEAPHDLPLFGKTHAQDRGIVLVPEPSASPNDPLNWPQWRKDLILFIISLQSAVVGAYGPMLGPGFVEIAGDLNISVNEISQATSYLVLACGLGLFISNPLAKCYGKRPVYLGAGLVLFAASVWGAATNSYGSFLGSRLVGGLGMGPYEVLVQCTIGDMYFVHERATRLAFWGLFLTAGISAGPVVSGYIIEYAGYRWTFGACAIFFAVLTVAFFFLAPETAFIRAACPETPETTSIAHSETKNQPNADNGHGIERIESKSQPQHSGDSYSPPTQTKDSYWRSLRVYSGRYSDASLLRVVSRPFILFLYPPMLWAFLTWGTTITFTIAFGYVNGVLFTAPPYNMSTSQVGLTNISPLIQAIIAQTISGPLCDRIVVSLTRRNAGTYEPEYRLVLISAGFVLGAAGFFGYGATVHNKTHWTGPVITYGLVSASLAFVSTCVFGYIIDAYGDLGEEAFVAINARNFLSFGILYFINDWLAKDGVLEVFVILGSMFVFTSLLTVPLWMYGKRIRARIHRIEWLKAYMRD
- a CDS encoding uncharacterized protein (COG:C;~EggNog:ENOG410QEF0;~InterPro:IPR036188,IPR002938;~PFAM:PF01494;~go_function: GO:0071949 - FAD binding [Evidence IEA]) is translated as MPQPTPINVIVIGAGFAGLSTAISCHRAGHRVTIYERAPELQPLGDIISFGRNAGLIFASWSPALVAEMLPLSINLQHHGFRIHKYTGEHVTTQHSLPLDKSAPTINGHRGELHLVLLRFLEGLGVSVRLGCDVVGCFEDGKDGEGRAGIEILGGERVYGDVVIGCDGVHSKARELVLGHETKLQSSGYAIFRAWFDSKDILADPLTKHLCENGDSFNGWIGPDVHFLVSSLKGGKDMCWVLTHKDESSITDRWSFPGKLTDVYKILEGWAPICKRIVSKTPEDSLIDWKLIWQDPLPTWVSQGGRIALAGDSAHAFLPTSTQGATQALEDGVTIATCLKWAGKERIPDALRAFERIRYDRVCKVQETGKTTRERWHKASWDEVEKDPKRLELPREDWILNHDAEWHAEKMCEQIFGPRKERNRGESKI
- a CDS encoding alpha/beta hydrolase (CAZy:CE10;~COG:V;~EggNog:ENOG410PPZU;~InterPro:IPR029058,IPR013094;~MEROPS:MER0043146;~PFAM:PF07859;~go_function: GO:0016787 - hydrolase activity [Evidence IEA]), which produces MQTQAPLDPELTPTHKTIPSLDIDTPEKLHSYRAAIASIFTLPNTLHGKESTIATNEITIPSPAGPLHATILRPKSPTRSPSHTPGILHIHGGGLATGNRFLGLAGILDWVEDLGAVILTAEYRLAPEHPHPAPLEDSYAALEYMAAHAAELGFNPGKLVVAGGSAGGNLAAGVALLARDRAGGPDLAGQVLMYPWVSDSMGMDSGSIRQYGDIAPVRETDLATVNDYAFGREREFADMYTAPARAESLAGLPPTLLDVGEADVFRDQDVGFAARLWRDGVQTEFHVWPGSWHGFDVFVPGAGVSRRAGRVRVEWLRGVVG